The Streptomyces sp. 135 sequence CGGGATCTTCTCCAGGCCGGGCGGCAGAACCGGACGGTCGCCCTCGGAGCGCAGGACGCGGCCGCCGACCGTGGAGTCACGGAAGTCGGTCGGGGCGTCGCGCTGGAGGACGGTGGAGTCGCTCCGCTTGACGCGCTTGCCCGAGAAGTCGTCGCCCGAGCGGGCCGCCGTGTGGTTCTCGCGGTTCTGGAGCAGGTTGGGCACGGAGGAGGCGCCGAGCAGCAGCGCCACGCCGAGCCCGACGCCGACCGCGGTCAGCAGCGTGCGGATCCAGCCCTCACGGCCGCCGCCGACGGCGAAGCGTATGCCCATGCCGAGGTCGCGGAGCCAGGCGCGGACGCCCGTGGGCGCGGTGTGCCCGGGGTCCGGCGGCCCGGGCCGGGCGGTCGCCCGGGCGCGGGTGTCGAGGCTCATACGATCCGCTCCATGTCGCGCGACCTGCCGTCGCGCACGACGATCTCGCGGTCGGAGTAGGCGGCCACCCGCGTCTCGTGGGTGACGAGGACGACGGCGGCGTTGGCCGAGCGTGCGGCGTCGGTCAGCAGCTCCATCACGCGCTCGCCGTTGAGCGAGTCCAGGGCGCCGGTCGGCTCGTCGGCGAAGATCACGCGCGGGCCGGTGGCGAGGGCGCGGGCGACGGCGACGCGCTGGCCCTGGCCGCCGGAGACCTCGCCGGGCCGCTTGGCGGCGACGTCCTCGACCTCCAGGCGCTCCATCCAGGTGCGGGCGGTCGCCTCGGCGTCCTTGCGCCGGGCGCCGTTCAGCCGCAGCGGCAGGGCGACGTTCTCGACGCAGGTCAGTTCGGGCACGAGCTGGCCGAACTGGAAGACGAAGCCGAACTCGCTGCGCCGCAGGGCGCTCAGGGCGGAGTCCGGCATGCCGGTCAGCTCACGGCCGTCGTACGTGATGGAGCCCTCGTCGGGCCGGACGATCCCGGCGAGGCAGTGCAGCAGGGTCGACTTGCCGGAGCCCGAGGGGCCCATGACAGCGACGACCTCACCGGGGTGGATCGAGAACGACGCGTCGGTGAGCGCCGTGGTCGGGCCGTACGCCTTGCGCAGCGCGTGGGCCGTGAGGAGGGAACCGGCGGGGGTCATGCGGGGCGCACCTCCTGGGCGAGCTTGCCGAGGCGTGCGGCGGCCAGCTCGAGCCAGCGCAGATCGGCTTCGAGATGGAAGAGCGCGTGGTCGCAGATGAGCTGGTCGGCGAGGTCGCCCTTGCGCTTGCGGTCGGTCAGGATGCGCATCAGGCGCAGGTGCTCGGCGCGCTGCACGTCGAGGAGTTCGGCGGCGTCGCGGCCGGTGAGGAGCGCGAGGACGACCTTGGTGTAGAGGGTCGACTGGAGGTAGGGCTCGGGTTTCTCCGGGGTGGCGAGCCACCGCTGGACATCGGTGACGCCGGCCTCGGTGATCGCGTACCGCTTGCGTTCGGGACCGCCGCCCGCCTCGATGCCGTCGACTTCGACGAGGCCGTTCTTCAGCAGCCGGGACATGGTCGAGTAGACCTGTCCGTAGTGCAGGGGCTTGTCGTGCCCGAACTTCTCGTCGAAGGCGCGCTTGAGGTCGTAACCGTGCCGCGGGCCGGACTCCAGGAGCCCCAGAAGGGTGTGGCCAATGGACATACGGAGCACTATACACGGCGTGTATACGTGCGGTGTATACGTCTGGTGCGGCGATCGTTTGTGCGACAGGCGGGCAACCATCGGGGGCTCCCGGACGTCGGTTCCTAAGGGGCAGGTGCTCATTGTCACGTCCGCAAAAGACCGGATCGGCAGGAGTTTGTCCCAGGGTGCGGTGTTAGCTTCATGAGCTGACTCGACGTACGCATGTGGACTAGACGGAAGCGGAGCACTCTCAGTCATGGGCCGAGCCGAAGAACGACAAGCGCGGCAGCGCGGTGCCCGCCGGGCAGCGCGCGGGCGCCCGTCCGGCGGGGGCAAGCCCAAGCGCACCGGCATACGCCGCTTCTTCACCTGGAAGAAGCTTCTCGGGACGTTCTTCGGGCTCTGCCTGCTCGGCATGCTCGGTTTCGTGATCCTGTACATGGTGGTCGACATCCCCAAGGGGAACGCCGCGGCCAAGATGCAGAGCAACGTCTACAAGTACAGCAACGGCGAGGTCATCGCCCGGACCGGCGACATCAACCGCGAGATCGTCGACCTGGACAAGGTGCCCGAGAAGGTGCAGAAGACCTTCGTCGCCGCCGAGAACAAGTCCTTCTACAAGGACGAGGGCATCGACTTCAAGGGCACCGCCCGAGGCGTGCTCAACACGGTGACCGGCAAGGGCAAGCAGGGCGGCTCGACCATCACCCAGCAGTACGTGAAGAACTACTACCTCAGCCAGGACCAGACCGTCAGCCGCAAGCTGAAGGAGCTGGTGATCTCGCTGAAGGTGGACCGCGAGAAGAGCAAGGACGACATCCTCGCGGGTTACATCAACACCAGCTACTACGGCCGCGGCGCCTACGGCATCCAGGCCGCCGCCCAGGCCTACTACAGCGTCGACGCCAAGAAACTGAACGTCGCGCAGGGCGCCTACCTCGCCGCCCTGCTCCAGGCCCCGAGCCAGTACGACTGGTCGTCCGCGACGCCGACCGGCCAGAAGCTGGTCAAGCAGCGCTGGAACTACGTACTCGACAACATGGTCGAGGAGGGCTGGCTGGACTCCGGCACGCGGGAGGGCCTCACCTTCCCGAAGCCGCACGACCCCAAGGCCCCGCCCGGCCGTGAGGGACAGATCGGCTACCTCGTCGACGAGGCCAAGCGCGAGGTGCTGCGCAACAGCGGCCTGTCCGAGGCCGAGTTCGAGGCCGGCGGCTACACCGTCACGCTCAACATCGACCCCAAGAAGCAGAAGCAGCTCCAGAAGGCCGTCGACAAGGAGCTGAACGACAAGCTCGACCGGAAGAAGAACAAGGCGGACGCCCGGGTCCAGGCGGGCGCGGCGTCCGTCGACCCGAAGACCGGCAAGGTCCTCGCCATGTACGGCGGCGAGAACTACGTGAAGCACTTCACGAACAACGCCACCCGCCGCGACTACCAGTCGGCGTCCAC is a genomic window containing:
- a CDS encoding ABC transporter ATP-binding protein, with the translated sequence MTPAGSLLTAHALRKAYGPTTALTDASFSIHPGEVVAVMGPSGSGKSTLLHCLAGIVRPDEGSITYDGRELTGMPDSALSALRRSEFGFVFQFGQLVPELTCVENVALPLRLNGARRKDAEATARTWMERLEVEDVAAKRPGEVSGGQGQRVAVARALATGPRVIFADEPTGALDSLNGERVMELLTDAARSANAAVVLVTHETRVAAYSDREIVVRDGRSRDMERIV
- a CDS encoding PadR family transcriptional regulator, producing MSIGHTLLGLLESGPRHGYDLKRAFDEKFGHDKPLHYGQVYSTMSRLLKNGLVEVDGIEAGGGPERKRYAITEAGVTDVQRWLATPEKPEPYLQSTLYTKVVLALLTGRDAAELLDVQRAEHLRLMRILTDRKRKGDLADQLICDHALFHLEADLRWLELAAARLGKLAQEVRPA
- a CDS encoding transglycosylase domain-containing protein, with product MGRAEERQARQRGARRAARGRPSGGGKPKRTGIRRFFTWKKLLGTFFGLCLLGMLGFVILYMVVDIPKGNAAAKMQSNVYKYSNGEVIARTGDINREIVDLDKVPEKVQKTFVAAENKSFYKDEGIDFKGTARGVLNTVTGKGKQGGSTITQQYVKNYYLSQDQTVSRKLKELVISLKVDREKSKDDILAGYINTSYYGRGAYGIQAAAQAYYSVDAKKLNVAQGAYLAALLQAPSQYDWSSATPTGQKLVKQRWNYVLDNMVEEGWLDSGTREGLTFPKPHDPKAPPGREGQIGYLVDEAKREVLRNSGLSEAEFEAGGYTVTLNIDPKKQKQLQKAVDKELNDKLDRKKNKADARVQAGAASVDPKTGKVLAMYGGENYVKHFTNNATRRDYQSASTFKPLILAAALEHGATTQDGKPITAGTVYDGTSRRPVKGSDVAFAPPNEDNVDYGPVTVQKAMNKSVNSVFAQMGVDVGMPKVMEMASTLGMDVKGLPAVPAQTLGSMGASPLEMAGVYATLDNHGKKVTPALVGSVEHKDRTVDLPDPIGDQVVKRTTADSLTSVLTGVVDDGTGSAVRHPVQDVAGKTGTSDDNKSAWFTGYTPKLVTSVGLFGEGAPDTKEKGQQVSMKGAGGRARVDGGSFPAQIWAAYTFDAMGAPSRFDLDTDMGAAIAPPPEPTLSKEPEEPSSKPTKPEKDPTSKPPSQSPSPSPSSSPPTTPPTQTPTSKPPTQEPDPTHTIEIPEDPDDRAPGRD